In Zingiber officinale cultivar Zhangliang chromosome 6A, Zo_v1.1, whole genome shotgun sequence, a single genomic region encodes these proteins:
- the LOC121995098 gene encoding pentatricopeptide repeat-containing protein At1g06270-like: MAYANPLGLFRCCQRRRFSASIDPIETPLQLAVRSAVQSGDHISIPRLLNHYSHSSPNPNAFSFLIHLPPTLAAATIADLLSSFNAVRPRSIPFPAYADLLSLTLPNPIPSSNPPSSIRLPSSLAVLQLVLRSGIPPPRETRLALPLNWIAVLHRCSVAGIISSLRPLGFRAPDLNTLNYLISSLCASQETEEAASVLRGMSAAGIDPDSGSYCEVIEAMDGEAAPKLLVEMVVRRGMAPRKGTVARVVEAMRAEGKAGQAADLVRVLERSGCAVGFEAYEAAVEGCLKSREVVAAARVVAEMAAKGFVPYIGVRQRVVEGLSSIGQSELAAEVRRRLAEIRS, encoded by the coding sequence ATGGCCTATGCAAACCCACTTGGTCTGTTTCGCTGTTGTCAGCGCCGCCGCTTTTCCGCTTCTATCGATCCTATCGAAACCCCTCTTCAGCTCGCCGTCAGGTCCGCAGTCCAATCCGGCGACCACATCAGCATTCCACGTCTCCTCAATCACTATTCTCACTCTAGCCCTAACCCTAATGCCTTCTCCTTTCTAATTCACCTGCCCCCGACTCTCGCCGCTGCCACCATCGCTGATCTGCTTTCCTCTTTCAACGCCGTCCGACCACGCTCCATCCCATTCCCCGCCTACGCCGacctcctctccctcacccttcCCAATCCTATCCCGAGCAGCAATCCCCCCTCCTCCATCCGCCTCCCTTCTTCGCTCGCCGTCCTCCAGCTGGTTCTCCGCTCCGGCATCCCCCCTCCCCGGGAGACCCGCCTCGCGCTCCCCCTCAATTGGATCGCAGTCCTTCACCGCTGTTCGGTCGCTGGCATCATATCCTCTCTGCGCCCCCTTGGCTTCCGCGCACCGGACCTCAACACCCTCAACTACCTCATCTCCTCCCTCTGCGCCTCCCAGGAAACTGAGGAAGCCGCCTCCGTCCTCCGAGGCATGTCCGCCGCCGGAATCGATCCTGACTCCGGGAGTTACTGCGAGGTCATCGAAGCGATGGACGGGGAGGCAGCGCCAAAGCTCCTTGTGGAGATGGTGGTGCGGAGGGGGATGGCGCCACGGAAGGGGACGGTGGCGCGGGTGGTGGAGGCGATGCGGGCGGAGGGGAAGGCAGGGCAGGCGGCGGATCTGGTGAGGGTGTTGGAGAGGTCAGGGTGCGCCGTGGGATTCGAGGCGTACGAGGCGGCGGTGGAAGGGTGCTTGAAGAGCCGAGAAGTGGTGGCGGCGGCGCGGGTTGTGGCGGAGATGGCGGCAAAGGGGTTCGTCCCTTACATTGGGGTGCGGCAGAGGGTGGTGGAGGGGCTGTCATCGATCGGGCAGTCCGAACTCGCCGCCGAGGTCAGGAGGCGGCTCGCCGAGATCCGCTCGTGA